One window from the genome of Desulfuromonas acetoxidans DSM 684 encodes:
- a CDS encoding DUF2062 domain-containing protein gives MTDRSQILVAIPVYNHAATLRDVVERCLQQHDQVLVVDDGSENAVASLIDDLPVAVLRHNHNCGKGAAILTAAEYAKQQGMRHLIILDADGQHFPEDLPRFFAAIEQEPLAIHVGLRDFTAADIPGSSRFGRRFSNFWLRVQTGQTLGDVQSGYRAYPLAVFDHLSFSDCHYSFEVEVLVKANWAGVPLRDVPIQVYYAPGKARVSHFNKLTDNLRLSWLNTRLCLRSIAPWPHKRLVKRQQPPFSWRRPVSSLRQLLAQNVSPARIGLAMAVGVLLGALPLIACHTVVTLFVAGFLGLNRYLAVAAGNLCMPPLVPALCIEVGFYLRHGRWLTDISLETLGAQALERVYEWFLGSLLVGPLLAVVVGGLVYVIAVGLVGDMDKTVKETCSEHGES, from the coding sequence GTGACGGACCGTTCTCAAATCCTGGTGGCGATTCCGGTCTACAACCACGCGGCAACCTTGCGTGACGTGGTGGAGCGCTGTCTGCAGCAACACGATCAGGTATTGGTGGTGGATGACGGCAGTGAGAATGCTGTGGCGTCGTTGATTGACGATTTGCCCGTTGCGGTGTTGCGACACAACCACAATTGCGGCAAAGGAGCGGCGATTCTGACGGCGGCGGAGTATGCCAAACAGCAGGGAATGAGGCATCTGATTATCCTCGACGCTGACGGGCAACATTTTCCCGAAGATCTGCCGCGGTTTTTTGCCGCGATTGAACAGGAGCCGCTGGCGATTCATGTCGGGTTGCGTGATTTTACCGCAGCGGATATTCCGGGCAGCTCACGGTTTGGCCGACGGTTTTCCAATTTCTGGCTCAGGGTACAGACCGGTCAGACATTGGGCGATGTGCAGAGCGGCTATCGAGCCTATCCGCTGGCGGTGTTTGATCATTTGAGCTTCAGTGATTGCCACTACTCGTTTGAAGTGGAGGTACTGGTCAAGGCCAATTGGGCCGGTGTGCCGCTGCGCGACGTGCCGATTCAGGTCTATTATGCGCCGGGAAAGGCGCGGGTGTCTCATTTTAACAAATTGACGGACAACCTGCGGCTGTCGTGGCTCAATACCCGGCTGTGCCTGCGTTCCATTGCGCCCTGGCCGCATAAACGGCTGGTCAAGCGACAACAACCGCCGTTCAGTTGGCGACGGCCTGTGAGTTCATTGCGTCAGTTGCTGGCGCAGAATGTGTCCCCGGCCAGAATCGGACTGGCCATGGCCGTGGGAGTGTTGCTCGGCGCATTGCCATTGATCGCCTGCCACACGGTGGTGACGCTGTTTGTTGCCGGCTTTCTCGGCCTCAACCGCTATCTGGCCGTTGCGGCGGGGAATCTGTGCATGCCGCCGCTGGTGCCGGCGCTGTGTATCGAGGTGGGCTTCTATCTGCGCCATGGTCGCTGGCTGACGGACATCTCGTTGGAGACTCTCGGTGCTCAGGCACTGGAGCGGGTCTATGAGTGGTTTCTCGGCTCTTTGCTGGTGGGA
- a CDS encoding B12-binding domain-containing radical SAM protein yields MHADLDRQRILLVHPLGYASGQAGHDVSRLANIMPPLGLASIAAYLMERGLQVDIIDCYARPDSDQAICDYVRQHRPAWLGLSCTTSSFLDGVRIAELARDACPGLKVAAGGAHVSALKETLLSDYPQLDALVVGEGEETLYQLASATNDDHTALSGVVCRTDDGEVVFNGYREPALDLDALPFPAYDKLEGFPEAYQLPIFNYPKAPNTSCISSRGCPYACSYCDRSVFRRTFRYNSADYLYRHLQHLRERYDIRHINFYDDQFTFHRQRVIDFCQRMIDQPLGMTFNCAIRAEHVDDELIALMKRAGCWMMSLGIETGDPELLAQHRQNPDLDMLANTIRLIKKHGIRVKGLMMVGLPGESEQSVRRSIDYILKLPIDDLNVAKFTPFPGSPLYENIHELGVFDEDWAKMDCMRFQFIPHGMSEEKLEELFLTFYKKHFRRNDVIWGYVTMLWKSPHSWGRFVRNLGGFLSFARKGKRLGDEG; encoded by the coding sequence GTGCACGCTGATCTGGATCGACAACGGATTCTGCTGGTACATCCCCTTGGTTACGCCAGTGGCCAGGCCGGACACGATGTATCGCGGCTGGCCAATATCATGCCGCCTTTGGGTCTGGCCAGTATCGCTGCCTACCTGATGGAGCGGGGGCTGCAGGTTGATATCATCGACTGTTACGCGCGGCCCGACTCAGATCAGGCGATCTGTGATTACGTGCGTCAGCACCGTCCGGCGTGGCTGGGGCTGAGTTGCACTACCTCCAGTTTTCTCGATGGGGTGCGCATTGCCGAACTGGCGCGTGATGCCTGCCCCGGGCTAAAAGTGGCAGCCGGTGGTGCCCATGTGTCGGCGTTAAAAGAGACGTTACTCAGTGATTATCCGCAGCTGGATGCCCTGGTGGTCGGCGAAGGGGAGGAGACCCTCTATCAACTGGCGTCGGCCACCAACGATGATCATACAGCCCTTTCAGGCGTGGTGTGTCGCACTGATGATGGCGAAGTGGTGTTCAATGGTTACCGTGAACCGGCACTCGATCTGGATGCACTGCCGTTTCCGGCTTACGATAAGCTGGAGGGTTTTCCCGAGGCGTATCAGTTGCCGATTTTCAATTATCCCAAAGCGCCTAACACCAGCTGTATTTCCAGCCGTGGGTGTCCGTACGCGTGTAGTTACTGTGACCGCTCGGTGTTCCGGCGCACGTTTCGTTACAACTCTGCAGATTATCTGTACCGTCATCTGCAGCATCTGCGCGAGCGTTACGATATCCGTCATATCAACTTTTATGACGATCAGTTCACGTTTCACCGCCAGCGGGTGATCGATTTCTGTCAGCGGATGATTGACCAGCCCCTCGGCATGACGTTTAACTGCGCCATCCGTGCTGAGCATGTCGATGATGAACTGATTGCGTTGATGAAACGGGCGGGCTGCTGGATGATGAGCCTCGGCATTGAGACCGGTGATCCCGAGTTGCTGGCCCAGCACCGTCAGAATCCCGATCTTGACATGTTGGCCAACACCATCCGTCTGATCAAGAAACATGGTATTCGCGTTAAAGGGTTGATGATGGTCGGCCTGCCCGGTGAGAGTGAACAGAGCGTGCGACGCAGTATCGATTACATTCTCAAACTGCCCATTGATGATCTCAATGTTGCCAAGTTTACGCCGTTTCCGGGCTCGCCGCTCTACGAAAACATCCATGAGTTGGGTGTGTTTGACGAAGACTGGGCCAAAATGGATTGCATGCGTTTCCAGTTTATTCCTCATGGCATGAGTGAGGAAAAGCTCGAAGAGCTGTTTCTGACCTTTTACAAGAAACACTTTCGCCGCAATGATGTGATCTGGGGCTATGTGACCATGTTGTGGAAGTCACCGCACAGTTGGGGGCGCTTTGTCCGCAATCTCGGCGGATTCCTGTCGTTTGCCCGCAAAGGGAAACGGCTGGGCGATGAGGGGTGA
- a CDS encoding lipid biosynthesis B12-binding/radical SAM protein, which translates to MSRVFLISSNISTDPYPVYPLGMAIVAGALDGAGHEVRQFDFLVYDQDCRRLQGDLEAFNADVVCLSLRNIDNVDSFSSDKNWYLTDAKRLIETIRTISSAPVVVGGPAFSILPEEILSYLGADYGVVGEGEQAVPTLIDRISRGEKVEAITCGSQPLQGHEMGQPLLVPEFVDYYQQHSGLINLQTKRGCPFKCVYCTYPGLEGHRFRPRPVDAVVEDLARLKRDHATSTVFFTDSIFNDPQGLYLELAEEMVRRELDIRWCAFFRPQGLNREVLQLLKRAGLYAMEMGTDAASDTTLAGLDKGFGFDEVLACQQAAIAEQVPCAHFIMFGGPNETPETVAEGLSNIAKLEHCVVFAFSGIRILPKSRLLERAIADNVIEPGASLIKPIYYFSPHIQVEPMNQMILDSFNGRRDRIFPPSDGQEKMAVMNNFGFKGILWDHLIRFDTPGRRRRRAR; encoded by the coding sequence GCAGTTTGATTTTCTGGTGTATGACCAGGACTGTCGTCGTCTGCAGGGAGATCTGGAAGCGTTTAATGCGGATGTGGTCTGCCTGTCGTTGCGCAACATCGACAATGTCGACTCATTCAGCTCGGATAAAAACTGGTATCTCACGGATGCCAAACGGTTGATCGAAACGATTCGTACCATCAGCTCGGCTCCGGTTGTCGTTGGTGGCCCGGCATTTTCCATTCTCCCTGAAGAGATTCTCAGCTACCTCGGTGCCGATTATGGTGTGGTGGGCGAGGGGGAGCAAGCCGTACCAACGTTGATCGACCGGATCAGCCGTGGTGAAAAGGTTGAGGCAATCACCTGTGGCAGTCAACCGTTGCAGGGCCATGAGATGGGTCAACCGTTACTGGTGCCGGAATTTGTCGACTATTACCAGCAGCACAGTGGTTTGATCAATTTACAGACCAAACGTGGTTGCCCGTTTAAATGTGTCTATTGCACCTATCCCGGTTTGGAAGGCCACCGTTTCCGGCCACGGCCGGTGGATGCGGTGGTCGAGGATTTGGCCCGTCTTAAACGCGACCACGCCACCAGTACGGTGTTTTTTACCGATTCGATCTTTAACGATCCACAGGGTTTATATCTCGAGTTGGCCGAAGAGATGGTGCGCCGTGAACTCGATATCCGCTGGTGTGCTTTCTTCCGACCTCAGGGGTTGAACCGTGAGGTGTTGCAATTGCTCAAACGTGCCGGGCTGTATGCCATGGAGATGGGAACCGATGCCGCCAGCGACACCACTTTGGCCGGACTTGATAAAGGGTTTGGCTTTGATGAAGTGCTTGCCTGTCAGCAGGCGGCCATTGCCGAGCAGGTGCCCTGTGCCCATTTCATCATGTTCGGCGGGCCGAATGAGACGCCGGAGACGGTGGCTGAAGGGCTGTCTAATATTGCCAAATTGGAGCACTGTGTGGTGTTTGCTTTTTCCGGCATCCGGATTCTGCCTAAGTCGCGCCTATTGGAGCGAGCCATTGCCGATAATGTGATAGAGCCGGGCGCGTCGTTGATCAAGCCGATCTACTATTTTTCACCGCACATCCAGGTGGAGCCGATGAACCAGATGATTCTTGATTCGTTCAATGGCCGCCGTGATCGCATCTTCCCACCGTCAGATGGCCAGGAGAAGATGGCGGTAATGAACAATTTCGGCTTTAAGGGAATTTTGTGGGATCATCTGATCCGTTTTGACACTCCAGGCCGCAGGAGACGCCGTGCACGCTGA